The genome window gcatttgcaatctgagatcaaggaggatcaagattggtagccatagattgacttctcctccataaatctgtccaagccctttttaaagctatccaggttagtggccatcaccacctcctgtggcagcatattcaaaacaccaatcacacgttgcgtgaagaagtgtttccttttattagtcctaattcttccccccagcattttcaatgaatgccccctggttctagtattgtgagaaagagagaaaaatttctctctgtcaacattttctaccccatgcataattttatagacttcaatcatatcccccctcagacgtctcctctccaaactccaaagtcccaaacgctgcagcctctcctcataaggaaggtgctccaatccttcaatcatcctcgttgcccttctctgcactttttctgtctcttcgatatcctttttgagatgtggtgaccagaggGTTGTACCATCATATAATCCTCTCCCCATTCTGGGACTATTACAtttgcttatttgtatttttaagtgttacCCCTTCCATGTCTATTCCTTCTTCAGTCTTACACAGTCCCCCTCTTCACAGTAGCTATAAGAGCATGCCACCACTTACATACTATTCATAtatattgttattaataataataatttctgtgCACTGCCCAACCCCTGAAAGGCTCTGAGCGGTGACAGCATTCCACACATCCTTCTGCTAAACCCCTTTCCACCCACCGATGTCATCTGTCCCTAGATCCACCATGCAGAtgcctttttaaaacttctgaGAAACTGGAATGTTTATGAACATTCTGAGGCTTTGCCAGTAACTAGAAAAGGCTCGTTTCAATTCGCAGAAGGCTGAACAATCACAGCAAATAGCTACAGAGGCTACCGGAAGTgcatgtcatgatatataaaaaagagtcaAAGTTCAATAAAAGGtaatcttctaagttagcagcagtttgcaaaacccaaaggatggagacagtcagtctaggggcaaaagtagcaaagactgatctttaacatgattggtgaattcaactgtgattctggaccaatgagaggctgttgcgtgggcggggaaaagggcggggaaaagtatccctgagttataatatattgtatatgctatgctagatagagatagagtctgAATTAAGTTCTGTGTGCGTTGAAAtgtgttattgctgaagagttctgtatagtcttatggTCTTGTATAGaacagacttgtgtaaccttgcaactgctaaagtaaaaaccttcctatggaaagaacaacttgcgtggagagtattcttttccaagtgtggtagaaggttgcagtgagtgcaagaagactatagacttctcatcttaccagagtgactccgctttaaactctgctgatagtgcAGCATGCGTTTCTTTCCAGATTTTTTCCCCGGATGTCAAGTTATTCCATGAACCGGGGCGTTAATTAGCAACTGTCCTGAAAAAAACTACATGCCAGGGTTGCGATCTCCAGGGTGAGAAATTTTACGGAGATTTTgggtgtggggcttggggagggcacagtttggggaaaggagagggtTCGGCGAGATACgaaccaccttccaaagaaggctTTTTCCCTCTCACCCTCAGATCTGAACACTCCTCTAATCCGATGGATTGGAAAGAAGCCTCACCTCAGTCAGCGTCCCCTTGGCACGGATAAGTTTGTAGAGGGCAGTAAGAGGAACACACAACATAGACGATAGTGCAAAGCCCCAGCCAATAGCCTCTCCCCACCAGGGGTAGACGTAGCTGTTGTTGTAGATCAATGGCTTGTAGTAGGCAAGGTTGAAAAGGAAAATGCCCTGGAAGGAAGTGGCAGAAACAGCGGGACATCAACCACAAAACAATCCTCCAAACATTCCTCATTTCCACTTTCTGTCCCCGGGGGAGacaggcagcagctccccagattCCAGGATGAAATCAAAACAAGATTACATTCATATATGAACTGCTCACTTGTTAAAAATTTCCCTTTTGGCTCAGTTGGGGGCAAAAATGCCTCCCTCTGGAACACATTTTGCCTGTTTAGAAAGTGCGCTGTCTTGAGGGAGCATTCAAGTTGCTCCCTAGAGAGTCTGTGCTATGAGCGTTGCCATATTGGATCAGGTGGGTCCCCATAACCAAGATGGTCACGCCAGTAGCTCGGGTGCTCAGGGAACAACTCCAACTGTCTCCCAAGGGTCCTTATTCCAAAGCTGCTGCAGATGCAATACCACGGGTCCTAAAAGCATTTCTGTCTGCAGCAGACTGCATAACCAACGGGATGGCTGCCAGGTCTCCAGGCTTAGCCGGAAGACTCAGGTATACTGgcttctgaaaatggaggttccattccaCCATCATTCATGAACTGTAATCACCATTATTCTCCTTGagccagcagtggtgcagtggtttatttattttatttatttatactttcaacttttataccgacccgtccccagggggctccgggcggtgcacagcatacaataagtacaatcataaaaccatcataaattagataaaacctataaaagcagcgaggacTAACTAAGTGTAAACTCTTAAATAAAATTCCAAGTATAAATATGGGTGTAGATGGCGCCCCATAACCcgacattaaatccttcccccaagggaggaacggcagatcCCGTCAGATGGTACAGTCCCAAGCATAggccagggaagggggggagggggcaccgtcagcggctggtccctccaaaggccggcagaacagctccgtcttacaggccctgcggaactcaccgagatcccgcagggcccggacagctggtgggagagcgttccaccaggccggggccagagccgtaaaggccctggcccgtgtggaggccagccgcatcatcgaggggccagggaccaccaataagttggcctccactgaacaaAGAGGCcttgtagggacatatggggtgatgcggtctcgaagataaggtgtactctaatctggtgtactctaatctggaggaactgggtttgattcccagctctgccgtctgagctgtggaggcttatttggggaattcagattagcctgtgcactcccacacacgccagctgggtgaccttgggctagtcacagttctttggagctctctcagccccacctgcctcacagggcgtttgacgtgaggggggatataaatccaacttttcttcttatctCGAATTCCCTTTCAAGCTAATGGCTAAGAAAATCTATTGGCAGTGGGTTCCACATGTTAACTGtgcaaagaagtatttccttttcagGCTGCTGACATCTCAAGGTAAAGGACAGGAGTGGACCGAGAAGACCTGATGGACTGAAATGAATGCTGTTGATTACATCTGTTTTTGCTGACTGGGCTCATTTACCATCTTGAGGATCAATCCGCTCAGAgtgcagactataaataatttaaataaaagggggggggggggataagagcACAGCAGTTTTGGTGGCCAGAAGGAATTCCTTGGTTGAGCTTGACTgagaagccgctgccatttgggAGGGTCTCTCTTGGGTGAGCAAGCAAGGGCTTCCTAGAAAGGTCCACAAACCCAATCAAATACACAAGCATCCACAACTCTGTGGCCTGTCTCTGTGTTTGCCCACCTtcgtgctcctgtggccacgcCCCGTTCTCCTTTTTTCCAGGAAATGATTCCCCCCACTTTGAGTTTTGCGCTAAGGCGGCCACTTTTGTCTTTGCAACTCCATTTCTAATAGcaaataggacagtgatggtgaacctttctgagaccgagtgcccaaattgcaagccaaaccccacttatttatcgcaaagtgccaatctgaacgtgcaatttaacctgaatgttgaggttttagtttagaaaaaaaccggttggctccctcttcctctgccccacccgcttgagcaggggccagcctgctctagcctccagcaagtcccgcgcgcaccgctctgtgcctctctagcatctctgcctcctctgcgcccccccacccccggcagcagccacccagagcacaggcatcaggcctgccagccgagtcttccctgctcaccgtggtgcgcgcacgtcgtgctcagtggcccaggccagcctagatgtgtgtgtggggtggtggtggtggtgattttccgccccccacgatgaactctgtgtgcgcgtgcctacagagagggctctgagtgccacctctggcacccgtgccataggttcgccatcactgaaataggaACTGTTCGGAGAGCTTCAGATACATTAATCTTTGCaatagccctgcaaggtaggccattTATTATCCTCTTACTGAAGGTGGGAGGAGGCTGAGCTTCTGAGGGTGTCTAAGGCTGTCTGGAGAGAGTAGTTAAAAGTggtgggctccaatctggagaactcaggtttgattccccacttctccacatgagcgccAGATTCTTATAtagcgaactggatttgtttccccactcctacattcctgctgagcgacccagggctactcacagttctctcagaactctctcagcctgtcaGAACCCCAATAAATCCaccactcacaaggtgtcttttgtgggaagaggaagggaaaagtgtttgtaagccttacaggagagaaagggggggggatataaacccaaactcttcttcttcttaaatatgtTCATCCTATTCAACAGTTCCTGCCTGAAACACTGAATAGCTACAATCTGTGAGGcataccctgacattttgcagtcagttctgcctcttgtggcagccattttacagtTGTGTCCATCACCCTGTGCCAGATGTCCAAAGATGCCCACTGACTCAAAAAAGTCGGGGGACTCCTGTCCCAgcgaattcctcccccccccccgcccccccgagccTCACCAGGCAGATGAGAGGAGTCAGAAACATCCAGCACCACTTCATCCACGGGAAGGGCCGGTAGCCGATCATGCAGGCGATGTCGTCCATGAAGCGATCAGCACctggggaggagggtggagcaCGAATTGAAGGGGAGCCACACACCTGCCCAAATCGCTCCCTCCTCCCGGTG of Sphaerodactylus townsendi isolate TG3544 linkage group LG03, MPM_Stown_v2.3, whole genome shotgun sequence contains these proteins:
- the LOC125427907 gene encoding sodium- and chloride-dependent creatine transporter 1-like produces the protein MDDIACMIGYRPFPWMKWCWMFLTPLICLGIFLFNLAYYKPLIYNNSYVYPWWGEAIGWGFALSSMLCVPLTALYKLIRAKGTLTEDPRQKERKAVGLVPLGWNSEARDGESNPYAEGIHFPPGPVVVSHYLVPY